The stretch of DNA TTGTCTTCTTCTTCATATTTATCCAGTTCCTCTCTTAGAGCTTTTAAGAGTAGCGTATAGTTTTTCTTGTCTTCGGGACGATGCGTATTACCTATACCCGGCAGCCCGGGATATTCCCAATCAATATCAATACCGTCAAGTTTATATTTTCGGACAAACTCTGCCGCTGATCTAGCAAACTTACTTCTTGATTCTTCTGTCAGAGCGGTATCAGAAAAGTTACCAGACCACGTCCAGCCGCCAACGGAAATAAGGACTTTGAGGCGAGGGTTTTCTTTTTTTAAAGAGTTAAGAAGTGCAAAATTCTATTCGTCAGACTCGAATCCCTTTTTGATCACACCATTTTCTATATCAGCAAAGGCGTAATTAATGTGGGTTAATTTTCGAGCAGCTATTTGTTCCGGCTGGATTAAGTTGTTTTCTACAAATACATAGCCAAGGACGACTTTATCTTTTGTGTTATCTTCCACCAGGCTGGTATCTCCGACGCTTTGGCGGCAGGAATTGAACCCAAGAACAGCTGAAAGGCCCATTAATGCTATTAAAAGTTTTTGATAAACGTTATTCATCCCTCTCCTCTCCATTTCTAACAATTTATTGAAATAGCTTACATCTACCAGGCCGCATGAGGAAGCCATTGCTCGTTCCAGCGCCAGTCATGGTCCTCTCCTGTTTCTTCATAAGTTCGATGTCAGCCAATATCTCTAATATCATATAACCAGGCAGTGATTCCATCTGTAATTCCGAGGAAAAGTTTTTTATTCCCATGAATTTAATAACAAATAGGGAGCCCTGCTTTTTCAAGTACCATGCTCAGAAATTTGCCAGCCTCCTTTGCACCTATTCCTACTGTCGGCTGTCCAGCACGTCGCGACCGAACCTCATTATTCAGTATAAGCTCTCTCTCAGAGGCGCCTACCTCTACGTGAGCCAGTATAATGTCTTAACCTGATAGAGTGACCTGTTTGATTTTATAATAAATTTAGTGTATGTGTCGTAATATATATGTGAATATTTCAAAGGGGGTGAGGCTAAAATGGCTGATAAAAGGTTCTTCCAATTTAAGGTTGGTCTGATTTTTTTATTTATTTTCCTCGGCGTCTCTTATGCTCAAGAAATTAAACTCTCGCCTGTGCTGACTATCGGTAAAGACGGTTCAAAGGAACAGGAAATAATCGGGAACATAGCTGATCTGGCTCTTAGTTCCAACTATATTTATATTTTAGACGATAAAATCACACGTATTCAAAAATACACTAAGACTGGTGACTATGTGGCGAGCATCGGGAAAAGAGGTCAAGGGCCAGGGGAATTGGACAATGATCTCCGATCCATCGCCACCGATGAAAAAGGTCATATCATTGTTGGCGGGACAAGAAAAATTTACATCTTTGCTGAAAGCGGGCAATATATTAACTCATTTCCGGTCGATTTCCAGATGAATCATCTAGATGTGGATAAAGATGGTAACATTCTGGCCGTGGGCTTAAAAAAAGACAGGATAATTCAGGTCTATGATCAGCAGGGAAACTATATTTCTTCTTTCGGCGAGCCTTTTGAGGTAGCTTCCAAATTCAGTAAATATAAGAATTTCCCTGTCGCTAAATTGCCATTCAGGGTCTATTGCACGGCCAGTGGCCGGGTTTGTTTTATTAATCCTTATAAGTTTGAGATCTACGTTTATAAAGATGGCCGGTTAGAAAAAAAGATCGAGCGTCCTTCTGATTATTTCAGGCCTTCTCAGTTGATTGAATTTGCGCGTGGATTTGCCATTATGTCAATGGATTATGCTATTTTCGAGCGCGGGGATTTATTATATGTATCTCTCTTTGACGGGGAAAAAGGAAAATCGCAATTAATACTTATCAGGGACAGTAAGCCCTTGACCAAACTTGAATTAGACCATTTCCCGGTGGCGATGGACGAAGATGGCTATTTATACTCAGTTGTCAGGTCCGATGCGCCTTATGTAGCTAAATATCTGGTTAAATTATCTTCCACTGGTCTTGATTAGTGGAGATTGGCCATGTCCTTTAAAGTCAAAAGTAAAGATATTTATCTCAGGCTAAAGAGGATCAGCGGACTTTTTCTAAGCTCTTTTATTTTAGCTTCTGTTTCGCAGGCTTCCCTGAATGGAAAAGCGGGTAGTACTGATGACCAGCAGCATCCGGTCGTAGTAAATCAAAAAGAGCCAGATCAGTTAAGATATGTCAGAGTCGTGGAGTGCACGAAAGAATTCATGCGGAAAGAGATAATATTTCCTGAGTCAAAGGAAAATGTTGAGATCGCCCTAGACTCAAGTAACAATATCTATGTATTAGACAGAGAATCGGCTTTAATCAAGGTCTTTGATCAAGCCGGTAGTTTAGTCCGGCAGTTTGGGGGAAAAGGCGAAGAAAAGGACAAGATGCTCTTGCCGAAAAATTTGATAATTACCCCTCAAGGTGAAGTGATGATTAGGGACAAGATGAAATTCCTTCTTTATTTTTTTTCGCCTCAAGGGAAATTATTAAGAACGGTTCCTTATAGCCTGGACAATTTAGGAGAGATCAGATTTACGGCCGGTGACGACATTATTGCTGATACACTGGTTGCGGAGGATAGTAAATTTTTCTTTGAACTAGCCAGGTATGATAAAGAGTTGAATTATCTGAAGACGCTGGTCTCGCTGGAGGTAACAGAGGTATTTAATCAGCTTGAGCTTCTCTATTTCGGACACTATATTGGTTGGAAGTTGACCAACGATGAAAAAATAGTCGTCGGGAAAAGTGACCAGTATATATTTTATATTTATGACCTCGAAGGGAATTTGCTCAAGGAAATAAGAAAAGAATATGAGCCGGCCAAAGTAACCTCAGAAGAAAGAGAAAAAGAACTGGACCGAGCCTCTCCCCAGGCTATAGAAAGATTG from Candidatus Margulisiibacteriota bacterium encodes:
- a CDS encoding 6-bladed beta-propeller yields the protein MADKRFFQFKVGLIFLFIFLGVSYAQEIKLSPVLTIGKDGSKEQEIIGNIADLALSSNYIYILDDKITRIQKYTKTGDYVASIGKRGQGPGELDNDLRSIATDEKGHIIVGGTRKIYIFAESGQYINSFPVDFQMNHLDVDKDGNILAVGLKKDRIIQVYDQQGNYISSFGEPFEVASKFSKYKNFPVAKLPFRVYCTASGRVCFINPYKFEIYVYKDGRLEKKIERPSDYFRPSQLIEFARGFAIMSMDYAIFERGDLLYVSLFDGEKGKSQLILIRDSKPLTKLELDHFPVAMDEDGYLYSVVRSDAPYVAKYLVKLSSTGLD